A single window of Paenibacillus sp. FSL H8-0537 DNA harbors:
- a CDS encoding polymorphic toxin-type HINT domain-containing protein: MKRWLKTSLFILFISMLSAPLAYAETLEEQMNNLIGPQKNYNTMLSPVYLNNNKSAEYINPQSGELSLTQTDYVLPGRNGLNLEIKRIYQSGISNVQQMNVKYVNGAWVDYVEPVDESSSFYEDRYNLGIGMRFSFPSMEIRKNEDGTSHKFLHTESGDIYRLKNASQDGLPVMLPEGQTVKDVVIRETTEFNNGQTDGSSKYVMTDKEGKKTFFSLDGAILGIVDRYGNTITFQHKILDYTVDGKTTHKKLISKIVDTVGRITTIDYKENDQFKVGAITSPAYGKNETYKATQNPNHVDSGDLQGQFQVIVNLPGENKLVYDKSAVLVNDSKHVVRTRLQRVFDVDGSPKYHFWYEQPELGFTFVNGTHYGVYNRYENLMQVDYVPTNHITRYIYNTFTKGLSEGSMQYRKIFEKRELIKKDYDASKAKFEDRFTTEVKNKTVYSYTNEADGYKTDNYNPNDHTYLKDKFRYYTETTDAIGNKMKYTFDGLHQLILTENTGKDHKEVVSSERDELKLVKKQETLIYQTTNGQSNETPVKRIENYRYDEYGNLTNYTGPEAERDSQGYPVNNDHLVVYAYAYDKFHVLASKTWKKDKNSVSQILYAIDSKGNVTRETKMNAQSEDSWTVTDYQYDAYGNMTRQASSAGGQSFVTQFEYGVDANGIDMLGAYVTKQSGSADGEVAAKSYAYDFNTGNRKLDVNPNKEQTSYTYDKLGRVTQTTEPDKGVKGYSYIENPYANLSIQYTDPNKNRFQYEYDIMGNLLKAAVEDSGKWHVLQAYEYDALGLKTKEVDANGHSFRLEYDSNYLLTKRSSYEQDKVNKGELTLQYKYTGNSDTPLVVVLTNEEGYSTTFYYDLLNRPVKVETTPDHKQVYTTSYEYDFMGNLLRETDGKNGLTAYSYDNMGRLIEKKDALGNETSYAYNALDQLKLQQDPGKKVTEVIYDALGRVAEQRIYTKGEADYTYTRHNYDSAGNPIRTRMGKLIGTAGVVASDVSYTYDAMNRVTDEYAKLDGSRTAHVRYAYDLNGNKLTGTYYTDAAETSFKQQLFTYNFAGQVTKEEGTFKEKNGSKTEEHGSYRMLYDRDLAGNVIKQQVFNGDGYDTILFTYNYRNQVIEKAEPFGGKANGKRTVYRYDKLGQLLTETLTVQGTDLTQTITYDGLGRMATKSDALGNRSRYAYDANGKVIKESDGRYSALALEDAPGTLYEYDALNRMTTASSFDGKVKEVVMFKQYDERGNVNKEGKGEGYTAANPSKSNGTAYQYDANDRVIAVISAQTGADNDSKGTAHYTNQYVYDALGNVISETDALGRKTSYSYYLNGLLKEKAYPDGSKESYNYDLTGKTLVSKKDQNGNVTTVRNNVFEKPYRMEHPDGTVERMSYSAKGELIEKVDQAGQASYYRYDSSSNLIAEQAYISSNSTSTQYKLTEYQYDEANRLLSSETFSYKQPKSGAEGTKTSAGDKITNSYDKAGRVLSVSGPNGRETLQQYDEAGNITLKRTKVASGDYDITRYAYDVQSRKLSESLLVKMDELVQAELADAGVDDTYYDRVLATTVYDYDKSGNVVSQTDPKGYVTKLAYDLDNRIVKQIDPLGAATTYTYDEKGNLVEEKNPLGLLTRYDYDELDRVIRTKQLAADGTEAVTRYIYDANGNVIKEILPNQYTASLDRDGTVKSIKGLSYTYDAMNRLTTTTSPEGKGMEYIAYDVNGRIIKTVDGLQYTGDIEASMGMSYVYDGLGQLIKQTDALQHSSIFVYNVLGNVTKSTDARGMITEYAYYPDRLVRSITYADGGETSYEYDKLGRVTAETNQLGNKTTTAYNAFGQVKLVTDALLQRTESKYDLAGNLVSLKDKRGSISLYAYDANKKLIETKSPLEQDSSGNLVYAVESYAYDAAGNLIKESLSSSKDEAFLRETTYAYYLNNLLKSESDNSGALTIHEYDKNGNVTETATLRDTSIYDVERFVYDSQDRVMQSVKLVDAEHIYLDSSAHTELLQDQENPGKLQIITGYVYDVLGNVVKEIDPRAFMYAATDTAGRSQYTTTHTYDAMNRLAQTSRKVNGQDAVKLFTYDENGNVAEETNERGYVTKYAYDELNRVAAVTDGEGHKATFSYDLAGNKIAEANANGNRMTYAYDKLNRLVTVKDPYNIIVTRNVYDAADNLIKVMDAKGYASAATDAQRYGTVYSYDLANRLITQAEPEAALQNKFNKYQYNAAGDRISETNALGATHTYAYDQAGRLLSVTDPLGVSVTYGYDLLGNQLDMTDGRGKVTRYRYGAFGLVTQVINSNNQAMSYRYDLALQTAELTDRNGNHTRYSYDNRGLLVEKAVAETEDRIQYTYDEAENRASMTDGSGQSSYVHDGNNRLLEVAKDGKVQLTYTYDVVGNVKSLKDKTGFMTSYTYDKSSRMSTVTAQGKTTSYSYDENGNRTSIAYAGGVKESYTFDRNSQLLKLVNTKADGAVLSEYSYTYDLSGNQLTKTDSYGATNYGYDEVGRIVKAEAPGKTTVFTYDRSGNRESMLETYTSEQPTGYTDPISKAELTYIVKRSEYMYSNANELLQLTEQMKDAAGEEMLEKKVISLFDNNGNEVRQQTSYLRPHSRGMNQVTGANPYGDEQTEEISSLLEKVNNTFDGFNRLTQAINVQGGERSTVEYAYDGDDLRTQKTVRSSADGYAEQVTNYLYDRQYVILETDKADAVSVRYVKGINYIARIDQADKLSYFLFNGHGDVVQTVDEQGTIENQYDYDVFGSPTLTIELYESTIRYSGEFYDAEVGLYYLRTRYYDPYVGRFISEDTYKGRANEPLSLNRYTYVLNNPLIYLDPTGMITVSLRDIAKATDTKISYDSKTGITTVRLTTGISIQLETKNKDDQIAKGYSVIDGRIIIDNEQYDKWMTQTTTKSVSSVTGGPVTTTATVKTFVGDGIIGASVYITKTYGSQKPQVIRNKVSVLDLSTDKKDSINLLTGKGMTGKDELFVKNLYAELGAVMSEANAALALLINRRENSSFNKFIYDHYTLSDDQYYSYYGTKREGALAADMYSGEVMIRGAGALSKQETNDLRKVFMSTYKGATEADFQAYLQTIDNTEGLKQGIEAFFSREALMYADIENHGIIAASAVMSMEIMESSMPGMGLGISKGRAKFKPGRSIVAGCNCFTAGTKVLTDEGEKPIENIEVGDRVLSKNDETGEITYKEVLNLFRNERDVIYKLSIDGQIIETTFNHPFWIVGKGWVLAEDLEAGEQLQNSSGDLLTIDNIEIVSLKEEVTVYNFEVEDFHTYFVSDLGIWVHNTNTNGCTPGGTGNIKLPDSYSKWNWDKPNSLPTYRHAYSKHGSHMSDDALKSRAAKDKVQIGRWNNQKDAAKLISEVAKKGPGVYDVELPSNVGGSSFLKTGERVVADRAIIVVKDDNSIASAYPYNSNYSTVPER; the protein is encoded by the coding sequence GTGAAACGTTGGCTTAAGACGTCCTTATTTATCTTATTTATATCTATGCTTTCTGCTCCATTAGCCTATGCGGAAACATTGGAAGAGCAGATGAACAACTTAATAGGGCCGCAGAAAAATTACAATACAATGCTGTCCCCTGTTTATTTGAACAACAATAAAAGTGCCGAATACATCAACCCGCAAAGCGGAGAGCTGAGTCTAACGCAGACCGATTATGTGCTCCCTGGGCGCAATGGATTGAATTTGGAAATTAAACGGATTTATCAGAGTGGTATTTCCAATGTGCAGCAAATGAATGTCAAGTATGTTAATGGCGCATGGGTAGACTATGTGGAGCCAGTGGATGAATCCTCTTCTTTCTATGAGGATCGTTATAATTTGGGGATTGGGATGCGTTTCTCGTTTCCTAGCATGGAAATTCGCAAAAATGAAGATGGTACGAGCCATAAATTTCTACATACCGAGAGCGGCGATATTTACCGTTTGAAAAATGCATCACAGGATGGTCTTCCCGTCATGCTGCCGGAAGGTCAGACGGTAAAAGATGTCGTCATTCGTGAAACGACAGAGTTTAATAATGGGCAAACGGATGGCAGCTCCAAATATGTGATGACCGATAAGGAAGGCAAGAAAACATTTTTCTCCTTAGATGGCGCGATTCTCGGCATTGTCGATCGTTATGGCAATACGATTACGTTCCAGCACAAAATACTAGACTATACCGTAGATGGCAAAACGACGCATAAAAAATTGATTTCCAAAATCGTCGATACCGTTGGGCGTATCACGACCATCGATTATAAAGAAAATGATCAGTTTAAAGTAGGAGCAATCACAAGCCCGGCGTATGGGAAAAATGAAACCTACAAAGCGACGCAAAATCCGAATCATGTGGATTCCGGCGACCTGCAAGGGCAGTTTCAGGTTATCGTCAACCTGCCTGGAGAGAATAAGCTCGTGTATGACAAATCGGCTGTGCTGGTCAATGATTCCAAGCATGTGGTGCGGACAAGGCTGCAGCGCGTATTTGATGTGGATGGCAGTCCGAAATATCATTTTTGGTATGAGCAGCCTGAGCTTGGCTTTACGTTTGTGAATGGCACCCATTATGGCGTCTACAATCGCTATGAAAATTTAATGCAGGTGGATTATGTTCCTACCAATCATATCACTCGCTACATCTATAATACGTTTACGAAGGGCCTCAGCGAGGGCAGCATGCAGTACCGTAAAATTTTTGAGAAGCGCGAGCTGATCAAGAAGGATTACGATGCATCCAAAGCCAAGTTTGAGGATCGTTTTACCACCGAGGTAAAAAATAAAACCGTATACAGCTATACGAACGAGGCTGACGGCTACAAAACCGATAACTATAACCCAAATGACCATACGTATTTGAAGGATAAGTTTCGCTATTACACGGAAACGACCGATGCAATCGGCAATAAAATGAAATATACCTTTGATGGCTTGCATCAGCTGATTTTGACCGAAAATACCGGGAAGGATCATAAGGAGGTCGTATCGAGCGAGCGCGACGAGCTGAAGCTGGTGAAAAAGCAGGAAACGCTGATTTACCAGACAACGAATGGTCAATCGAATGAAACGCCTGTAAAGCGCATCGAAAACTATCGATACGATGAATATGGCAACCTAACGAATTATACGGGGCCGGAAGCAGAGCGAGATAGTCAGGGCTATCCCGTAAACAATGATCATTTGGTTGTTTATGCATATGCCTATGACAAGTTTCATGTTTTGGCATCAAAGACATGGAAGAAGGATAAAAATTCCGTAAGCCAAATTCTGTATGCCATCGACTCGAAAGGAAACGTGACAAGGGAAACGAAGATGAATGCCCAGTCAGAGGATAGCTGGACTGTGACGGACTATCAATACGACGCTTACGGCAATATGACGCGCCAGGCCTCAAGCGCTGGTGGACAAAGCTTCGTCACCCAGTTTGAATATGGTGTGGATGCGAACGGCATAGACATGTTGGGTGCCTATGTGACCAAGCAGTCTGGCAGCGCGGATGGCGAGGTTGCAGCCAAATCGTATGCGTATGACTTTAATACGGGCAACCGCAAGCTTGATGTTAATCCTAATAAGGAGCAAACAAGCTATACCTATGACAAGCTGGGACGGGTTACGCAAACGACCGAGCCGGATAAGGGTGTAAAAGGGTACAGTTATATCGAAAACCCTTACGCCAATTTAAGCATTCAATATACCGATCCGAATAAAAATCGATTCCAATATGAATATGACATCATGGGTAATTTGCTTAAAGCGGCTGTGGAGGACAGCGGAAAGTGGCATGTTTTACAAGCTTATGAGTACGATGCTCTTGGACTGAAAACGAAGGAAGTTGATGCGAACGGCCATAGCTTCCGCCTGGAGTATGATAGCAATTACCTCCTGACTAAACGTTCCTCTTATGAACAGGATAAGGTCAATAAAGGGGAGTTGACGCTTCAATATAAGTACACAGGCAATAGCGATACCCCGCTTGTCGTTGTTTTGACGAATGAAGAGGGTTATTCCACTACGTTCTATTATGATCTATTAAATCGTCCAGTTAAGGTAGAGACGACGCCAGATCATAAGCAGGTGTATACCACAAGCTATGAATATGATTTTATGGGCAATTTGCTGCGTGAAACCGATGGCAAAAACGGTTTGACAGCGTACAGCTATGACAACATGGGGCGGTTAATAGAGAAGAAGGATGCATTAGGCAATGAGACTTCATACGCCTACAATGCGCTTGATCAATTAAAGCTCCAGCAAGATCCGGGGAAAAAGGTTACGGAGGTTATTTATGATGCTCTTGGACGCGTAGCGGAGCAGCGTATTTATACCAAGGGTGAGGCGGACTATACGTATACTCGTCACAACTATGATTCAGCGGGAAATCCGATTCGAACAAGAATGGGCAAATTAATAGGAACGGCGGGTGTCGTAGCTAGCGATGTAAGCTATACCTACGATGCGATGAACCGGGTGACGGATGAATACGCCAAGCTTGATGGTTCGAGAACGGCGCATGTTCGGTATGCCTATGATCTTAACGGCAATAAGCTCACCGGGACGTATTATACGGATGCAGCTGAAACCAGCTTTAAGCAGCAGCTGTTCACCTATAATTTTGCGGGTCAGGTGACGAAGGAAGAAGGCACTTTTAAAGAGAAAAATGGCAGTAAGACGGAAGAGCATGGAAGCTACCGCATGCTGTATGACCGGGATCTTGCGGGCAATGTTATTAAGCAGCAGGTATTTAATGGAGACGGCTACGATACGATATTGTTTACATATAATTACCGCAATCAGGTCATCGAGAAGGCGGAGCCTTTCGGCGGCAAGGCCAATGGAAAACGTACCGTGTATCGCTATGACAAGCTTGGCCAGCTTTTAACAGAAACACTAACGGTGCAAGGAACCGACCTTACGCAAACGATAACTTATGATGGGCTTGGCCGTATGGCAACGAAGAGCGATGCTCTCGGCAATCGAAGCCGGTATGCTTATGATGCAAATGGCAAGGTCATTAAAGAAAGCGACGGCAGATATTCTGCCTTGGCTCTCGAAGATGCGCCAGGAACGCTTTATGAATATGATGCGCTGAACCGCATGACAACCGCCAGCTCCTTTGACGGAAAAGTCAAAGAGGTCGTGATGTTCAAGCAATATGATGAGCGTGGCAACGTCAATAAGGAAGGGAAAGGCGAAGGCTATACAGCCGCAAATCCATCGAAATCGAATGGAACGGCCTATCAATATGATGCCAATGATAGAGTCATTGCTGTCATTTCTGCGCAGACTGGCGCGGACAATGATAGCAAAGGCACAGCTCATTACACCAACCAATATGTGTATGATGCTTTGGGAAATGTCATTTCGGAAACGGATGCCTTGGGACGCAAAACGTCGTACAGCTATTATTTAAATGGGCTGTTGAAGGAGAAGGCTTATCCGGATGGCAGCAAGGAAAGCTATAACTATGACCTTACGGGCAAGACGCTGGTTAGCAAGAAGGATCAGAACGGCAATGTAACGACCGTAAGGAACAATGTGTTTGAGAAGCCTTACCGGATGGAGCATCCGGATGGAACCGTGGAACGCATGTCGTATTCCGCTAAAGGTGAATTAATCGAGAAGGTGGATCAGGCGGGGCAAGCCTCTTATTATCGCTATGATTCCAGCAGCAATCTGATTGCTGAGCAAGCTTACATCTCGTCTAATTCGACCTCAACTCAGTATAAGCTGACGGAGTATCAGTATGATGAAGCGAATCGCCTGCTCAGCAGTGAAACCTTCAGCTATAAACAGCCGAAGTCAGGCGCAGAAGGAACCAAGACATCTGCTGGCGATAAAATCACGAATAGCTACGATAAAGCTGGGCGTGTGCTTAGCGTTAGCGGACCAAATGGCCGAGAAACGCTGCAGCAATATGACGAGGCTGGCAATATTACGCTGAAGCGGACGAAGGTAGCGAGCGGCGACTATGACATCACGCGTTATGCGTATGATGTTCAATCCCGTAAGCTTTCGGAGTCGTTATTGGTGAAAATGGATGAGCTTGTGCAGGCTGAGCTTGCGGATGCCGGGGTAGATGATACCTACTACGATCGTGTGCTGGCGACAACGGTTTATGACTATGATAAATCCGGCAATGTCGTGAGCCAGACGGATCCGAAAGGTTATGTAACCAAGCTGGCTTACGACTTGGATAACCGCATCGTTAAGCAAATCGATCCGCTTGGAGCAGCAACCACCTATACCTATGATGAGAAAGGCAATTTAGTTGAAGAAAAAAATCCGCTAGGTCTGCTTACTCGCTATGACTATGATGAGCTGGATCGCGTCATTCGTACAAAACAACTGGCAGCGGATGGAACGGAAGCCGTTACCCGTTATATTTATGACGCTAACGGCAATGTAATCAAAGAGATTTTGCCGAATCAGTATACGGCTTCTCTGGATCGTGATGGCACAGTCAAGTCCATAAAGGGATTATCGTATACGTATGATGCGATGAATCGCCTTACTACTACGACCTCGCCAGAAGGCAAAGGGATGGAATACATCGCCTACGATGTGAACGGTCGAATAATCAAAACGGTAGATGGCTTGCAGTATACCGGAGATATAGAAGCTTCTATGGGCATGAGCTACGTTTATGATGGCCTTGGTCAATTAATTAAGCAGACGGATGCGCTGCAGCATTCTAGTATATTTGTTTACAATGTGCTTGGAAATGTGACGAAATCAACAGATGCTCGTGGCATGATTACGGAATATGCTTATTATCCTGATCGTCTAGTTCGCTCAATCACCTATGCTGATGGCGGAGAGACGTCTTATGAATATGACAAGCTGGGACGTGTAACTGCGGAGACAAATCAGCTCGGCAATAAGACGACGACAGCGTATAATGCCTTTGGGCAAGTGAAGCTGGTGACGGATGCGCTGCTTCAGCGCACGGAGTCTAAATATGATCTTGCTGGCAATCTCGTATCGCTTAAAGATAAGCGCGGCAGCATTTCGCTATATGCCTACGATGCCAACAAGAAGCTGATTGAAACGAAATCGCCGTTGGAGCAAGACAGCAGCGGCAATCTCGTGTACGCAGTAGAAAGCTATGCTTACGATGCGGCTGGCAATCTCATTAAAGAGAGCCTCAGCAGCTCGAAGGATGAAGCCTTTTTACGCGAGACAACCTATGCCTATTACCTGAATAATTTATTGAAAAGCGAATCGGACAATAGCGGCGCATTGACGATTCATGAATACGATAAGAACGGCAATGTGACGGAAACGGCAACGCTTCGTGATACATCGATTTATGATGTGGAGCGTTTTGTGTACGACAGTCAGGACAGAGTGATGCAAAGCGTGAAGCTGGTGGATGCGGAGCATATTTATTTAGATAGCTCGGCTCATACGGAGCTTCTGCAAGATCAGGAAAATCCGGGTAAGCTGCAGATCATAACAGGGTACGTGTATGATGTGCTCGGCAATGTGGTCAAGGAAATTGATCCGAGAGCCTTTATGTATGCTGCAACAGATACAGCGGGCAGAAGCCAATACACGACGACCCATACGTATGATGCGATGAATCGCCTTGCTCAAACGAGCCGCAAGGTAAATGGACAGGATGCGGTCAAACTTTTTACGTATGATGAAAATGGGAATGTTGCGGAAGAAACCAATGAGCGCGGTTATGTGACGAAATACGCCTATGATGAGCTTAACCGCGTAGCGGCCGTTACAGATGGAGAAGGGCATAAGGCGACCTTCAGCTATGACTTGGCGGGCAACAAAATTGCCGAAGCGAATGCAAATGGGAACCGTATGACCTATGCATACGATAAGCTCAATCGTCTGGTGACGGTTAAAGACCCGTACAACATCATTGTGACTCGTAATGTTTATGATGCAGCAGACAATCTCATTAAAGTCATGGATGCGAAAGGCTATGCATCGGCAGCGACGGATGCACAGCGCTATGGAACGGTGTACAGCTATGATCTGGCGAATCGCCTAATTACCCAGGCAGAGCCAGAAGCTGCATTGCAAAATAAATTCAACAAGTATCAATACAATGCAGCAGGAGATCGAATCTCTGAAACGAATGCGCTTGGGGCTACCCATACGTATGCCTATGATCAAGCGGGACGCTTGCTGAGCGTAACCGATCCGCTTGGCGTCAGCGTGACCTATGGTTACGATTTACTCGGCAACCAGCTAGATATGACGGATGGCAGAGGGAAAGTCACCCGCTATCGCTATGGGGCATTTGGTCTGGTGACGCAGGTCATCAATTCGAACAATCAAGCGATGTCCTACCGCTACGATCTGGCGCTGCAAACGGCAGAGCTGACGGATCGCAATGGCAACCACACACGGTATAGCTATGACAATCGAGGACTGCTGGTCGAAAAAGCGGTGGCTGAAACTGAGGATCGGATTCAGTATACGTATGATGAAGCCGAGAATCGTGCTTCCATGACTGATGGCAGCGGCCAAAGCAGCTACGTGCATGATGGAAACAATCGTTTGCTGGAAGTCGCCAAGGATGGGAAAGTCCAGCTCACGTATACGTATGATGTGGTAGGCAATGTGAAGAGCCTGAAGGATAAAACGGGCTTTATGACCAGCTATACGTATGATAAATCGAGCCGAATGAGTACGGTAACGGCGCAAGGGAAGACGACATCCTATAGCTATGATGAGAACGGGAACCGTACATCCATCGCTTATGCGGGTGGCGTGAAGGAAAGTTACACCTTCGACCGCAATAGCCAGCTGCTGAAGTTGGTTAATACGAAGGCGGACGGTGCTGTATTATCTGAATACAGCTATACGTATGACTTGTCGGGCAATCAGCTGACAAAAACGGACAGCTACGGAGCGACGAATTACGGGTATGATGAAGTCGGCCGTATCGTAAAAGCGGAAGCCCCGGGCAAAACGACGGTCTTCACGTATGACCGTAGTGGCAATCGGGAGTCGATGCTGGAGACGTATACGTCGGAGCAGCCGACAGGCTATACCGATCCGATCAGTAAAGCGGAGCTGACATATATCGTGAAGCGCAGCGAATATATGTATTCGAATGCGAACGAGCTGCTTCAGCTGACAGAGCAGATGAAGGATGCAGCGGGCGAAGAGATGCTGGAGAAGAAGGTCATTTCCCTATTCGACAACAACGGGAATGAAGTGCGTCAGCAAACCAGCTATTTGCGTCCGCATAGCCGAGGGATGAACCAGGTAACGGGAGCGAATCCTTACGGGGATGAGCAGACCGAAGAAATAAGCAGCTTGCTGGAGAAGGTGAACAACACCTTTGACGGCTTCAACCGTCTGACGCAAGCGATCAATGTGCAGGGCGGGGAACGCTCGACGGTTGAATACGCGTATGACGGAGACGATCTTCGGACACAGAAAACGGTTCGCAGCTCGGCAGACGGCTACGCGGAGCAGGTGACGAACTACTTGTATGACCGTCAATACGTGATTTTGGAGACGGATAAAGCAGACGCGGTCAGTGTGCGTTATGTGAAGGGCATAAACTATATCGCCCGAATCGACCAGGCGGACAAGCTGTCGTATTTCCTGTTCAACGGCCATGGGGACGTTGTTCAGACGGTGGATGAGCAGGGAACGATCGAGAATCAGTATGACTACGATGTATTCGGTAGCCCAACGCTGACGATTGAGCTGTATGAAAGCACGATTCGCTACTCGGGAGAATTTTACGATGCGGAAGTAGGCTTGTATTACCTGCGGACGCGTTATTATGATCCGTATGTGGGGCGATTTATATCTGAGGATACGTATAAAGGGCGAGCTAATGAGCCGTTGTCGCTGAATCGGTATACGTATGTGCTGAATAATCCGTTGATTTATTTAGATCCAACAGGAATGATAACAGTATCTTTACGGGATATAGCGAAGGCGACGGATACGAAGATATCCTATGATTCCAAAACAGGGATAACGACAGTTAGATTGACAACAGGTATCTCTATTCAATTAGAAACGAAGAACAAAGACGATCAGATAGCCAAGGGATATTCCGTGATAGATGGAAGAATTATCATTGATAATGAGCAATACGATAAATGGATGACACAAACCACAACGAAAAGTGTAAGTTCTGTAACGGGCGGACCAGTAACGACCACAGCTACGGTTAAAACATTCGTGGGAGACGGAATAATCGGAGCGTCTGTCTATATTACGAAAACATATGGAAGTCAAAAACCACAAGTAATAAGAAACAAAGTGTCTGTACTAGATTTATCTACAGATAAGAAAGATAGTATAAATTTATTGACGGGCAAAGGAATGACTGGAAAAGATGAGCTCTTTGTCAAAAATTTATATGCCGAATTGGGAGCAGTGATGAGTGAAGCTAATGCAGCATTGGCTTTATTGATCAATCGGAGGGAAAATAGTTCATTTAACAAGTTTATATACGATCATTATACGTTGAGTGATGATCAATATTATTCCTACTACGGCACAAAAAGAGAAGGCGCACTAGCGGCAGATATGTATTCCGGTGAAGTCATGATAAGAGGAGCTGGAGCTTTATCGAAGCAAGAAACAAATGATTTAAGAAAAGTATTTATGAGTACTTATAAGGGAGCGACAGAAGCAGATTTTCAGGCCTATTTGCAGACAATAGACAATACAGAAGGCTTGAAGCAAGGTATAGAGGCATTTTTCTCAAGGGAAGCGTTAATGTACGCAGATATAGAAAACCATGGAATTATAGCAGCGTCCGCAGTTATGTCCATGGAAATTATGGAATCCAGTATGCCGGGAATGGGATTAGGGATATCTAAAGGGAGAGCAAAATTCAAGCCGGGGAGGTCTATTGTAGCTGGCTGCAATTGCTTTACAGCAGGAACAAAGGTGTTGACAGACGAGGGAGAGAAGCCAATTGAAAACATCGAAGTCGGAGATAGGGTTCTTTCAAAGAATGATGAGACAGGAGAGATTACGTATAAGGAAGTTTTAAATCTGTTCCGTAATGAACGAGACGTGATTTATAAACTTTCTATAGATGGGCAAATCATCGAGACAACATTTAATCATCCATTTTGGATAGTAGGTAAAGGCTGGGTGCTTGCAGAAGATCTAGAAGCAGGAGAACAACTTCAGAATAGTAGCGGGGACCTTTTAACAATTGATAACATCGAGATTGTTAGTTTGAAGGAAGAGGTAACCGTATATAATTTTGAAGTAGAAGATTTCCATACCTACTTTGTTAGTGATCTCGGCATATGGGTGCATAATACAAACACGAATGGTTGTACACCTGGGGGGACGGGGAATATTAAACTCCCTGACTCATATTCAAAATGGAATTGGGATAAACCTAATAGTTTACCTACCTATAGACATGCTTACTCAAAACACGGCTCACATATGTCTGATGATGCATTAAAATCTAGGGCTGCTAAAGATAAGGTTCAGATTGGAAGATGGAATAATCAAAAAGATGCAGCGAAGCTAATATCAGAAGTCGCGAAAAAAGGACCTGGAGTATATGATGTAGAATTACCGAGTAATGTTGGGGGGAGCTCATTCTTGAAAACAGGAGAAAGGGTTGTTGCAGATAGAGCAATTATTGTTGTTAAAGATGACAATAGTATAGCCAGTGCATATCCTTACAATAGTAATTATTCTACAGTACCAGAAAGGTGA